One Synechocystis sp. LKSZ1 genomic window, TGGAAAGTGACGTTATTCCCCGTTAGAGTACGATTGCCTTCTAAGGTAACTGCATCACCATAGGTCTGATTATTGGTTGTGGTTACATCCCCCTTCAGGTTGGTTTGTCCGATGGCATCTGTGTTTAATTCATTGACATTGATCGTCTGATCGAATTGCGTTAAACCACCACTATTTACTGTAACCAGACCGAGAGATTGTTGATCACCAATAGCTTCATTAGCTGTAATATTTCCAGTTCCGGTATTAATCGTAAGATTATAAAAAGAACTGCTACTATCTACCTGGCTATTAATAGTACCTCCAAAGCGAATATCAGTGTTATCCGTCGTAGTCAAAGTCAAGTCTTTAATTAAAACGACGGGGCCAGTAAAAGTTTGAGAACCTTGACTACGAATTAATCCGCCCAAATTGCTAGTTCCTGAGAAGGTCAAAGGGCTATCACTTTCAATATCTGTGCCAGTAAGGCTGGTTAGGCCTAAAAGACCGGGCTGTTCCTGAGGAGTGGTTAATTTTTGGTTATAGATGCCCGCACCAGTGTCAGCCAGGTTGCCCAGGATGGTTGTATTGTTGATATTAGTCAAGCCTCCTAAATTATAAATACCGCCTCCTTGGTTGGCCTGATTATTGAGAATCGTACTATCTGAAAGAGTTAGGGTTCCTGACAAGTTAAAGATGCCTCCCCCCGCTCCAGCGACATTATTCGCAAAAGAACTATTGGTAAGGGTGACAGTGCCACTGTTATTGTAAAGACCAGCACCGGCATCGGCTTTGTTACCAGATACGGTTATCGCACTCGCATTAATCTCACCCTTAAAGTTGTAAATTCCTCCTCCCTCTAGAGTCGCAACATTATCTGTAAAGGTGGTATTAGTGAGAGTGACTAATCCAGTTTCAGTAATAGGGATTTCAGTCGTATTAATGTTGTATAATCCCGCACCTTGGCTCGCTGAGTTACTGGAAAAACTACCGCCAGAAACCGTGAGAACCCCATCTAAATTAAAGAGTCCACCACCGATATCTGAAGCATTACGAGCAAAGTTTACGTTGGTGAGAGAAGCCGTGCCGGAATTGTTATAAAGACCTCCCCCAGAAGATTGGGCCTGATTATCGGAGAGAATACTGTCTGCAATAGTTAAGCTGCCATTATTATTAATGATTCCTCCGCCCTGAGTATTGGCAATATTATTGGCAAGAGTACCATTGGTGATATTAACCGTAGCTCCTAAACCGGTGTTGTTGATGCCACCGCCGGTTGAAGCCTCATTTCTTAAAAGACTACTGTTGATAATAGAAACTTGACCGGCAGTAACCAACTGATCAGTACTAACATAATTGCTGTTAAAAATTCCGCCGCCTTCTTCGCTAGCTGTATTACCTGTCAGTTGACTATTATCGGTAATGCTAATCAGGCCACCTTGGTTATAAATTCCTCCCCCTTGGCGAGCCGTATTATCTGCCAAAGAAGTACTAATAATTTTAATCTCAGAGAAATTAACAACTTGTCCATCTGTAAGAGACTGAACACTATTGTAAATTCCACCGCCTCGATCGGCAGTATTATTGCTTAGAATGCTATCCGTTAAGTTGACACTTCCTCCGAAATTTCGGAACCCGCCACCTGCATCACCTGCACGATTGTCTGATAACGTACTGAGACTGATATTGAGAATTGCACCCTCACCATTCCAAATTCCCCCTGCGATGGAGGTAGCATTGTTCTCGGAAATAAGGCTGTTGGTAATGGTAAAAACGGCATTCTGACCCCGATTATAAATCCCACCAGCACTAATAGCACTATTATTGACAATAGTGCTATCGCTCAGGCTGACAGTGCCACCATTGGTAATAGCGCCGCCCCCTGCTTCTCCCCCTTGGTTCCCTGTAAACGTGCTACGGGTAATTATTGCTGTTCCTCCATTGAGAAGTCCAGCAGCACCACCAGTGGCGCTCGTAGCGTTATTAGAGACAATGCCATTGTCTAGGGTGAGGAGTGCTACCCCCAAATTACTGATTCCTCCCCCTGCAGTCTCAGTGTAATTATTCTCCAGTTTGCTATTGATGATATTGGCCGTACCTTGGTTGGCGATCCCTCCTCCAAAAAAGCCGGCATAATTGTTGGCAATAGTACTATCACTGACGTTAAGGTTCCCCCCCGAAAGCACGTCAATCCCTCCACCGGTTGAAAGATTGGTTCGATTATTAACCACCACGCTATTGTTTAGATTGAGCGTGCTACCTGTTCCAACCAAAAGGCCACCACCCCCTGGATCACTGCCTTGACCGGGGGTATTGCCGCCAGTAATAGTCAGACCCTCAATGTTGGCAATAACTCCCTCGCCAAAGATGTTAAAAACCCGGTTAGCGCCATCGCCCTGCACCGCCAAATTTTCGGCTCCCAGGCCAGTAATGGTTAAATTTTTATCAATTTGCAGTTCTCCGAGGGCCAACAAGATGCTGTTACCACTTAGGGCCGGGTTAAATTGAACTGTTCCTCCTGTGTCCGTATAGGTAATGGCTTCGCGTAGGGTGACATTGCCGGGAGTGAGCACGTCATCAAAAATATCGCCTAGTTGATCCACCACCAGACTGGTATACAAGGTATTGGTTAAATCAAAGACGGTGTCATTTAGGCCTGGGGCGCTAGCAATGACGCTATAACTTCCCGCCACGGTGTTGGCGTTGGCCCCGGTACGAACAAAACCACTGCTGTCTAGGCTTAATGTTTGGCTCGGTAAGATGGCGCTCGGGCCTGATTCTGGCACCAGGAATGTCACCAGACCGCCCTCCACTGGCTCTCCAAAGGGACTAGTAACCTGGAGGCCTAAGGGATTGCTAAAACTTGAGCCCACAGGAGCTGACTGGGGAGTACTATCGGGCAGGACTGTAACCGTAAAACCTCTGGACTCAAAGGCCCCGATATCACGCGGGCCAACTGCAGTAATGCCTCGCTGATCCGTTGATTCGGCCCCAGAGCCCCCGGCATCAATGGCAGGACTACCGGGAAGTAGAGCCAGAGTTGGTGTACTGCCACCATAGTTACCCAAGGCCGAGAGCACGGGATTAAGGGGATTACTTTCCGTTCCCACCAGAGTGCTAAGGGAAAAGCCATTGCTCCCATTGTTATTGCCGATCAAATTATTGCCTTGGTCAATCACATCGCCCTGGACATCGGGAAAGGCTCCGCTATTGCCCGCGACAATGGTATTTTGCAGACTCACGACGCTATTCTCTCCGTAGAGACCGCCACCCGACTGGGCTGTGTTGCCAAAAATCGTACTGCTATTGATGTTGGTAATACTAGCTGTTGAACTTTCGCTCTTGTAGGAGATTGCTCCACCCAGTTGCCGAGCTGTATTGTTATAAAAAGTACTATTTTTGATAGTGACCTGGCCATCACTACTCAATAGACCACCACCCGTATCACCAGCCTGGTTATTGGCCAGAGTTGTATTACTGATATTCAACGTTGCTAGTACGTTTTTAATGCCTCCGCCAGCGCTTTCAGCTTTGTTATCAATTAGCGTACTATTGCTGAGGTTAACTATACCGAGATCATTGTAGATCCCCCCCCCAGATACGCTAGCCTGATTTTGAGACAGAGTACTATTATCGATCGAGGTTGTTCCAAGATAGTTATACAGGCCTGCACCATCTGAGCTTTGGTTAAAAGAGATAGTACTATTGCTTAGGGTGACAGTTCCGCCATCGTTGTAAATCCCACCGCCAGTGGTAGCCTGATTCAAAGACAAAGTACTACTATCGATAGTGGCAGTTCCACCAAGGTTATAAATTCCTCCCCCGAAACTGGCCTGATTACCAGACAGCAAAACACTGGTCAGATTAACAATGCCACCGTCGTTGTAAATCCCTCCCCCGGAACTAGCATTACCATTCTGAATCGTAAGATTCGCTAGTTTGACGTTGGCCGTAGGCAAAATTTCAAGAACACTAGCTACTCCCGCACCATCAAGAAAAGTCTGGCTTCCATTGCCGTTGATGCTGAGGGCCTTAGAGAAAACGAGGGGAGACCCCTTCTGATAAAAACCCAGGCCAGGGCCAAGATTAATCACCACAGTTCCGGCCACATCACCGATGGCATCATGGGCACTCTGTAAGGATTGGCCCAGTTCCTGGGGAAGACTGATATCGCCATTAACCGCATTTAAATCAAAAATCAAGCCACCCGTACTGGTTAAATTGATGGTCGGTACGATGTCAGCGTCCTGCACGAATAAGCGTCCCGTTAAGCGGAGAGTTGCGCTTCCGCCCCCGGATTGAAAGATCGAATTGAGTAGGTAAATATCTCCAGCTTCAGTACCAGAACCTGCTGTCGTAATCGTGATATTGGTGCCGCTATCGAGGGTATTTTCAATTTGGAACGGAGTAATCGTGCCATTACTACCAATAAAAACATTCTGGGGGTCGAGCAGCCACAGGCCATTGGCCCCCGCCGTAGCCCCGGCCAAAACCGTCGCTCCCCGAACATCTAATGCCCTTTTTCCGGAGGTTTCCACCTGGCCTCCATCTCCGCCAAGTGGCCCTCCCCTGGCAGTGGCTGTTCCCTGGAAGCGAGTATTCTGTTCTGACCAGACCACAATCTGACCGCCGTCTCCCTGTTGGCTAGCATCTACGTTTAGACGGGAGTTGGCATCCACAATCGTCTGCTGAGACGCAGGCAAACTGGGCAGGCCCTGGGCATCTCCCCCCAGACGAATCGTTCCACCGCCCTGACTTCCAGAGGCGTTGAGGGTGGCCCCCTGGAGTTGAACTTGATTACCAACAACAGTGATATTGCCGCCCTTTGTAGCCTGGGTATCCAGTGTTCCTCCTACCTGGGCCGTTGCACTGGGGACTAGGGCCTGATTAGCCAATTGCGGATCCAGTTTTTGGGCCCCCTGGGTCAGTAGAGTGGGTAGGTCGAGGGGATTAATCCCTTGGGTACTAATCGTGCTGGGGGATAGCTCTAGCTCCAAGCTGACTAAATTGCCTGGCCGGGATAGGCGGACGCGATTGGTGCCGGGAATAGCGGCAATGGTAATGTCACCGCCAGGAGCCTTCAGTGTTCCCGTATTGATCACAGAGCCCCCCACCAGCAAGAGGTGTTGGCCCTCGGCCACCGAGAGATTTCCCGTATTGATGATGGCCGCTGGATTGGCCAAGTCAAAGGCAAATTGATTGGGATTACCTGTTAACTGGGCGTAGTCAGGACGGCCTACAACATTAAACCACTTGTCCTGCTCAAAGCCGATGCCGGTGGCGGTGGTAACGGCAAAATCACCAGTAAGATTTAAACGAGCATTCGGCCCAAAAATAAATCCAGCCGGATTCATGATGAATAAATTCGAGTTGCCCCCCGAAACCTGGATCAGACCATTGATCAGGGAAGCATCCCCTCCTACCACGCGGGTCAAGATGTTACGAATTTGGGGATTGGTCAGAAAGTTAGCAATTTGTTCCTGGGTCAGGCCAAATTCTCGTAGGCTGTGAAATAAATTCTGCCCGGCTTGGGTTCCGCCGCTGATATCAAATTGGTTGTTATGTTGATTGACTACTGTCCCCGTACCATCGGGAGCGGCCGTAATCTGGGCCAGGGAGGGGAGGGATAGGCCGCTCCATCCGGCAAAAACCAGTAACCAGTAAATGCACCGACGGAAGGAAGAGAAAGGCATTGTGGACTTCGCTCCAGGCCAGGGAATAGTAGAAGGTTAACGCAGAAACAATGCTTGAGAGATCGTTTAATCGCTAGATAACTGCTCACCATCGCTGTTTTTCAAGATTTTTGCCAAGATATCCAGCTTTTTCCCTTTCGCCTGGCATTATAGTCAGAGAAAACTTTACAGCATTTTCTACTGTCTTGATTTTCACAAATATTTACAGTCAAGTATTATCCTACGGAGCCCCTCAATACAATCTGCTGTTAACGGCTATGTACTCAGTTTGTCGTCGTGGGTGGGCCGAGGGAAAGGGCCTTGGCTTACTCCCGCAATCGCTGACAGCAAAATCCATCCCAACAGATTAACCCGGAGGTCAAAGAGGGTGACATCAAATAGATTAAACAACGTCACACTGCCAAAGGCCAGGAGATAGGCAAATAGAAGCAAGTGGAGACGTTGACGGTGCTTGTGTTCTCTTCGCTGACCAAGGCGCCAACAGAGGCGAGTCGCCTGATATAAAACTGAGCCGACTAAACCAAGGAATAGTAGCGTTCCAGGAATGCCAATTTCTGCCAACAGCATCAGGGGCAAACTATGGGGATGGCCTAGCCAGACGTTCATGGCGGCCTGGTAGAGGGGCGTAAAATTCCGCAGGCCCCAACCTGTCAGGGGTCGTTGGCTCAGCATCTGCAGGGCAAAATCCCATTGGGTACTGCGAAAGGCCGTTTTGTAGCGGTCGGGATAGAGTTCGTCAGATAAACGGGCCCAAAAATAACGAGGAATGATCTGCCGTAGTGGTTCTCGCCCCCAAGGGCCAAAGGCCGACCAGAGAACCAGGCCGGCTCCTCCTGCGATCAGGGCCACTAGGCGGTACCAACTTAAATACAAAGCATAAGCCACCAGGATTAACGCCGTCAGGCCCCAGGCACTGCGAGAATCGGTCAAAAACAGAGCCACAATTTCAGCGAAGCAGATTAAACCTAAGCCGGCCAGTCCTCTCCAATGGGCCTTGTCGGACAGGGCCTGGCCAAAGCGCCATTGGTCTATCAGCAGGCCAAGACTGAGGGGCAAAACCATCAGCAAATGGGCTGAAAACAGGTTGGCGTACATCAGCAGAGACGACATGCGCCCTTCAGGACGGCCCTCAGCCACGAGATTTGTTCCTAGGACACTCAGCCAGGCCGGTGTGGCCCAGCCACCGTAGATTTGACCAAGCCCTAAAATCACCAGCACCAGCGCTGACAAACTGAGTATCCAAGCCAGATAACGGAGTTGAGAGAAATGACGAAAAACCAGACGATAAGCCAAAAAAAGCGCGAAATAGGGCAAAAAGTTGGCCAGACCGAGCAGGGCTTCCCCTTTGTGCTCTGCCATTAGCGTCGTTAGTACCAACCAAACACTGAGTAGTGCAAATCCCTTGGCCATGGGAGTTGCTACCAGAGGACGAAAGGCCTGTTTCCAAAGACTAAACAGCGCAAACAATAGCCCCAGTAAGGCCATGATTGGATTAAAGGGCAGCCAGAGGATACCCCATTGAATTGCCCGCCATTCCCGTGGGTAAGCTGGGGAAACAGGTGCCTGGGTGGTTAGGCTCAAAGTTATTGTCCTTTGCTAATCGTTAGGCTAATTGCCAGGCCTCGGCTCGGGTGAGGCGAATTTGGGCCAAGGAGACAATGACCGGGATGATGCGCCCGTAGTTGGTGGTAATGGCACGCCAACCGAGATCCGCCAAAAACCAACCCCAGAGGGCCGGGCCAAGAAACGAAAAGACCGTTTTGACGGCCCCGTAGCGAGCCGCTGTCATCGCCATGCCTTGACGGGCCGTTTGCAAGGTTAATTGACTTTGTACCTGGGACGCCGCAAGGGCCCCTCCCCGGACGAGAGCAAACTGGGCGGCTTGGTATTGAGCGAGGTGGAGGGTGAATTCTTGAAGAATCCGCTTGAGCAGGAGAGGCCTCAAAACAGCACTGACAGCAATGGCCCCACTGCCCTTGAGCAGTAAATCCACGGGATTGTGCTGGAGTTGAACAGGGAGCGCTTCCGGCAGAGGACAACGGTCTAGGGATTTCTGGATACGGATAATTAGGGACTTTTGCTCGGTCTTAGGCAGCTTTTTCCAGGCCTGATTGACCAAATGCAGAAAAATCTCCGCTTCAATCTCCGTGGTGGCCATCTGTTGGGCGTAGGGAATTTTCAGGTATTGGCAGACTCGAATCAAGGCCTGACGATAGCTAAACTCCTGGCTTTTCCCCTTAATCACCGTTAGACCATCAGCGGCTAGGTAGCGAAAACGCTCCTCCAACGAATCCAGCCAAGTCTGCCAGTCCTGGCTCTGGACTTCAATGGGCCGGGGCGTTTGTAGATAATCCAGGGGATTAAATTTTCGACAAAAAAGAATTTGGGTTAGCTGTTTGAGCTCATCTTCCGTGGCTAACTCCAGGGCTGACCGCAGTTCGTCCAAGACCGTAACCTCCACCACCAGGGCTAATCAGTTGCTTCGCCCCTCTCATTTTATAGCAGGATTTGGAGGACGGGAGAGACTCTGGGTTTCAATGGCCAGGGCCGGGGCCGGAAACCCAGGCGATTAGGGCGCTAGACTCCCCGTTCCACCGAGCGTTGGGCTTGGACAAATTCTTGTTTAAGGCGCTTCTTCAGTTTTTCTGGTACCGGTCGAGAACCATAGGCAGTGTAATAACCAGCGAGGGAGTTGAGGGCTGTTTGCATGGTCGTAAAGGAACGTAGCCCACCGGATTTCGTTTCGCGGCGATAGCGGGAAATATAATCATTGATCTGAGCACGGGCTAACTCCTGAACTTCAGCACGATTAGAGGCATCGCTGGATAAATCGAGGGCAGTGGTAAGGGTTTCAATCACCGTCAGGGTGTCTTGACTGTAGTTACCCGTGAGGCCGGTGCCACTAGAACAACCCATCAGGCCCATGACCACAACCAGGACAAGGGCCAAGAGGCGAGATAGGGAATTTTTAAAAAACATAATGGTGTGATCCTTAAACGCTGGAGTTATCCCAAATTTCCTTATCGTATCAAGAAACTCGCCCTGTCCTGCCATTGACCCCAGGGCCAAGGGCCTCTCTTAGTGACCATGGCCACCTTTCACGTATTGCGATAGATTAAGTAAAGTAACAAAACTTAAGATTGCCTTCCAGTCTATCTTTATAAACTAACGCTTTTTAACTTCGGTTTTTGTGATTCCCCTACTGACAACGGTTATTACCCAATACGCTCTCCGGTCTCGCTACGATAGCTTCCCTGTCGGCCGAGGGAGCCGCCTCTTTTCCCAGGTGCTGTTCCAAGTCCTCCTGGCGTCGGGCTTTCTGGTCTCGGTTCCCGTCTTTATCCAAGCCCCCCTGGTGCGAGAATGGCCCTGGCTAGGCCTGGGGCTGACCTTGGGCTGGGTCGGTTTAGCCGTTGTCCTTCTTCAATCCAGTAAAACCCAGCTCTGGGGCGATCTCCTGATCGGATTTAGTTGGAGTTGGCTGACCGGGGCCCTCTACTGGGGCTGGTTTCGTTGGGAACCCCTAGTGCATCTCCCCATTGAAGCGTTGGGTCTGCCCCTGGCCCTGTGGGGCATTGCTCGGGGCTGGGGCCGGGTGGGACATTTTTTCTACCTAGGTTCTTTACTGGGAACGGCGATTACCGATGTTTACTTCTACCTAACGGGCCTGATTCCGGCCTGGCGACAATTGATGGTCGCTTCCCCGGAGTTGATTAGTCCTATCTTGCACCAGGCCCTAGAACAAATTCAAACTTTCTGGGGGGTCAGTTGGGGGATTGCTTTGGTTGGTTTATTATTGGGTCTAGGTACCTGGGCCTTACAGAAAAACGAACCCCACTGGTGGGCCTTGGCGGGTGCTATCTTAAGCACCATCCTCGTTGATAGTCTTTTTTTGCTAGCCGCTATCCTGGCCTAGTTACTGTCTTCACTGTTTTGTGGAAAATACTAAAACCTCAGCTTCTCTCCTGTTAACCTCCCTGAACGGCAATCAACAGATTTCATTGTCGTCCAAAACCTACTGGACGGTTGGACGCTACCAAGATAATGACATTGTCATCGCCGACCATACGATTTCTCGCAACCATGCAATTCTTCAGGCCACAGAAACCGGAGAGTTTTTACTGATTGATCTGGGAAGTCGCAATGGCACCTTCGTCAATGGACGCCGAGTCAGTATTCCAGTCCTACTAAAAAACCGAGACCAAATCACCTTTGGCAAAACCGAAGCGAAATTCTACGCCTCAGAACACGAGGGCCCTCCAAGCGGTATTTTTCTCCGTTCTGCCCACGAAACCCAAACTAGTGCTCTCCACGAGCGTCGCTTGATGTCGGTGATGGTGGCGGATATGCGCAATTTTACGGGGCTAACGCGTCAATTAGATGAAACCATGCTTTCTATTTTGATTGGCAATTGGTTCCGCCAGGCCGGTGATATTTTGCGGGATGCGGGCAGTTGGGTGGATAAGTACATTGGAGATGCAGTCATGGCCATCTGGTTCCATGCTCAGGATGACGTTACTCCCGAGGATATTCTGCGGATTTTCCAGGCCATTAATCGCCTCAATCAGAGTACGACAAAGTTGAGTCAACAATATCCCGTGCCTTTCCCTCTCAGAATTGGGGTTGGGGTAAACACGGGCTACGCCATGGTGGGCAATACCGGCAGTGGCGACCATCCCGACTACACGGCCATTGGTGATACGGTTAACGCGGCCTTTCGTTTGGAGTCCATCACCAAAACCGCCGGCTTTGATGTGGCCATTGGGGAAAAAACCTACAGCTACTTGGCAAATTTCCAAGAACTAGCCCAATTTTTCCGGCCCTACGAAACGGAATTGAAGGGCTACGACAAACCGGCCCTGACCTACGGACTGAATTTTGAACAACTCGATCCCTTTATCCGTCGCAACCAGTCCATGACGACTCTAAGCTAGGCGCTACTGGCAAAGATAGCGCACGGCGTTTCCTGCCTCTGTTCTCCGACTTGGAGCGTCTTCAACGGTTAGGGATTCCAAGGGTGAGTTAAAATTTGTAAAGTTTAACCGTCACAGTCAGGATACAAGTAGCACCATGCGAGCGGCAATTGTTGGGGCCGGATTAGCGGGAATGGCCACCGCTATTGATTTAGTTGATGCCGGCTGGCAAGTCGAAATTTTTGAAGCCCGCCCCTTTGTTGGCGGTAAGGTCGGCAGTTGGGTCGATGGTGATGGCAACCATATTGAGATGGGCCTGCACGTTTTCTTTGGCTGTTACTACAATTTGTTTGCCTTGATGGAGAAAGTCGGGGCCTTGCAAAATTTACGTCTCAAAGAGCATACCCACACCTTTGTTAATCGGGGAGGCCGCTTGGGGGAACTGGATTTTCGCTTCATTACTGGTGCTCCCTTCAATGGCCTCAAGGCCTTTTTTACCACCTCCCAGTTGTCCACCGTGGATAAGTTAGCCAATTCCCTGGCCCTGGGGACGAGTCCGATTGTGCGAGGCCTGGTGGATTTTAACGGAGCCATGCGCGACATTCGAGCCCTAGACCGGATTAGTTTTGCCGATTGGTTTCGGAGCCATGGGGGCAATGACGGTAGTTTGAAAAAAATGTGGGACCCCATTGCCTATGCCCTGGGCTTTATTGATACCGAGGCCATCTCGGCCCGTTGTATGCTGACCATTTTTCAGTTTTTTGCGGCCAAAACGGAAGCCTCTGTCCTGCGTATGCTAGAAGGCTCTCCCCACGAATATCTTCACCAACCGATTCTGGATTACCTCGAACAACGGGGGGCCAAAATCCATACCCGTCGCCAAGTACGGGATATTTACACCGAAGAATTAGAGGGCCAAACCCACATCACTGGCCTGGCTATTGCCGATGGCGAAAAGGTTGAAACCATCACCGCCGATGCCTACGTTTGTGCCTGTGATGTGCCGGGCATCCAACGCCTACTCCCAGAAGCTTGGCGTCAACGCTGGCCCTTTTTCGACCATATTTACAAACTGGAAGCGGTACCGGTGGCCACGGTGCAATTGCGGTTTGATGGCTGGGTAACGGAACTCCACGACCCAGAAAAGCGCCACCAACTGCAACAGGCTGCGGGCCTAGATAATTTGCTCTATACCCCTGATGCCGAATTTTCCTGTTTTGCCGATCTGGCCCTGACCAGTCCCGCGGACTACTACCGCCAGGGCCAAGGGTCTCTAATGCAACTAGTATTGACCCCTGGTGATCCCTTTATCAAAGAAAATAACGAGGCCATTGCCTACCGGGTACTTAAACAGGTCAAGGCTCTTTTTCCCTCGGCCCAGGACTTAAACATGACGTGGTACAACGTCGTGAAATTGGCCCAATCCCTCTACCGGGAGGCCCCCGGCATGGATGCCTATCGGCCCAGTCAAGCCACCCCGATACCTAATTTCTACCTAGCGGGTAGTTACACCCAACAGGATTACATCGATAGTATGGAAGGCGCCACGATTTCGGGACGACAAGCGGCCCAGGCTATCCTACAGGCAAAGTAGTTCCCCCCATTCCCCACCCATCAAAACAATGGCTAACTGGTTAGAACATAGTGTGCAAGTGGAAGTCGAGGCCCCCATTGAGTTGGTGTGGAGTCTCTGGTCTGATCTGGAGCAGATGCCCCGCTGGATGAAGTGGATTGAGTCGGTGAAGGTGCTGGAGGAAAATCCTGACCTTTCCCGCTGGAAGCTCGCTAGTACGGGTTTTGAATTCACCTGGCTGTCTCGCATTCTCAAGTTAGTTCCCCAGCAAATTATCCAATGGGAATCGGTGGATGGCCTGCCTAATCGGGGGGCCGTGCGTTTCTATGACCGCCATGGTAAAAGCATTGTCCGTTTGACCGTGGCCTATGCCATTCCTGGCTGGCTGGGCCAAATTATGGATAATCTCTTTTTGGGCCGAGTGGTGGAATCAACGATCCAAGCGGATTTGGAACGGTTTCGGGTCTACATCATGGATTTACAGGCCCGATCAGTCTAATTCCCCATTTTTTTCATTGTCTCTGAACCCCTAACGTTCAACGAAGTTCTTGCATGAAGCACACTAAGCTAGCCGTGCCCACCTATGACTCGATGCTTTTACCCACGATTCAGGCCTTAGAGAGCTTGGGGGGATCGGGGACAACGGAAGAAATTTATGAAAAAGTGATAGAAATTTTAGCTATTCCAGATCTTATTTTGGAAATTACCCATGGCAACAGTTCACAAACAGAAGTTGAATATCGTCTAGCCTGGAGTCGCACCTACTTAAAAAAATTCGGCTTACTAGAAAATTCAGCTCGTGGCGTTTGGTCTTTGGTCTCGACATCCCTGGACTTGAGAAAATTACAGGCTAGAGACATTGTTGAATTTGTCCGAGATAGTGATAAAAGGGAGAAGATAAAGACTGATAAAAACAATAATAATGATTTAAGCAGTAACACCGAGTTGCCAGAAACCCTAGAAGAACTGGAGTGGCATCAACAATTACATCAAGCACTACTCAGTCTTAGTCCGGGCACGTTTGAAAGGCTGGTACAAAGATTGCTTCGGGAATCAGGCTTTGTACAAGTACAAGTTACAGGTAAATCTGGTGACGGTGGTATTGATGGCGTAGGAATTGCTCGAATCAATGGTTTCCTTAGTTTTCATGTTTTATTTCAATGCAAACGATATCAAGGTTCAGTAACTGCCAGCCAGATTCGAGATTTTCGCGGGGCCATGCAAGGACGGACTGATAAAGGTTTATTAATCACAACAGGAACTTTCACGAGAGATGCCATTAAAGAAGCCACCAGGGATGGGGCCCCACCGATTGATTTGATCGATGGAGAACAATTAGTCGCTCGATTAAAAGAATTAGGCTTAGGCGTCAAAATCAAGATGATTGAGTCTGTGGAAGTTGATTTAGACTGGTTCGCCAAAATATAGTTTTTAAAAAATCATGAGGGCCGGATGCAAAAAGAACTCTATGAGCAGGATTTTCAAGAATGGCTAAAACAAACCATTGAGAATCTTAAAGATCAACAATTTATCCAACTGGATCTGGAGCATTTAATCGAGGAGTTAAACGATTTGGGAAAATCCAACCAGCGGGCCCTCGAAAGTAATCTTTTGATTTTAATAGCCCATTTGCTTAAGCTCCGAGTTCAAAACAATGCACCGGAAACCATGAAAGTGAGTTGGCTCAATTCCGTTAGTGAAGATCGGCAACGCATTCTTTACGATTTAGCTGA contains:
- a CDS encoding O-antigen ligase family protein; translation: MSLTTQAPVSPAYPREWRAIQWGILWLPFNPIMALLGLLFALFSLWKQAFRPLVATPMAKGFALLSVWLVLTTLMAEHKGEALLGLANFLPYFALFLAYRLVFRHFSQLRYLAWILSLSALVLVILGLGQIYGGWATPAWLSVLGTNLVAEGRPEGRMSSLLMYANLFSAHLLMVLPLSLGLLIDQWRFGQALSDKAHWRGLAGLGLICFAEIVALFLTDSRSAWGLTALILVAYALYLSWYRLVALIAGGAGLVLWSAFGPWGREPLRQIIPRYFWARLSDELYPDRYKTAFRSTQWDFALQMLSQRPLTGWGLRNFTPLYQAAMNVWLGHPHSLPLMLLAEIGIPGTLLFLGLVGSVLYQATRLCWRLGQRREHKHRQRLHLLLFAYLLAFGSVTLFNLFDVTLFDLRVNLLGWILLSAIAGVSQGPFPRPTHDDKLST
- a CDS encoding YaaW family protein; this translates as MEVTVLDELRSALELATEDELKQLTQILFCRKFNPLDYLQTPRPIEVQSQDWQTWLDSLEERFRYLAADGLTVIKGKSQEFSYRQALIRVCQYLKIPYAQQMATTEIEAEIFLHLVNQAWKKLPKTEQKSLIIRIQKSLDRCPLPEALPVQLQHNPVDLLLKGSGAIAVSAVLRPLLLKRILQEFTLHLAQYQAAQFALVRGGALAASQVQSQLTLQTARQGMAMTAARYGAVKTVFSFLGPALWGWFLADLGWRAITTNYGRIIPVIVSLAQIRLTRAEAWQLA
- the psb27 gene encoding photosystem II protein Psb27, whose amino-acid sequence is MFFKNSLSRLLALVLVVVMGLMGCSSGTGLTGNYSQDTLTVIETLTTALDLSSDASNRAEVQELARAQINDYISRYRRETKSGGLRSFTTMQTALNSLAGYYTAYGSRPVPEKLKKRLKQEFVQAQRSVERGV
- a CDS encoding DUF3120 domain-containing protein, with translation MIPLLTTVITQYALRSRYDSFPVGRGSRLFSQVLFQVLLASGFLVSVPVFIQAPLVREWPWLGLGLTLGWVGLAVVLLQSSKTQLWGDLLIGFSWSWLTGALYWGWFRWEPLVHLPIEALGLPLALWGIARGWGRVGHFFYLGSLLGTAITDVYFYLTGLIPAWRQLMVASPELISPILHQALEQIQTFWGVSWGIALVGLLLGLGTWALQKNEPHWWALAGAILSTILVDSLFLLAAILA
- a CDS encoding adenylate/guanylate cyclase domain-containing protein, which translates into the protein MENTKTSASLLLTSLNGNQQISLSSKTYWTVGRYQDNDIVIADHTISRNHAILQATETGEFLLIDLGSRNGTFVNGRRVSIPVLLKNRDQITFGKTEAKFYASEHEGPPSGIFLRSAHETQTSALHERRLMSVMVADMRNFTGLTRQLDETMLSILIGNWFRQAGDILRDAGSWVDKYIGDAVMAIWFHAQDDVTPEDILRIFQAINRLNQSTTKLSQQYPVPFPLRIGVGVNTGYAMVGNTGSGDHPDYTAIGDTVNAAFRLESITKTAGFDVAIGEKTYSYLANFQELAQFFRPYETELKGYDKPALTYGLNFEQLDPFIRRNQSMTTLS
- the zds gene encoding 9,9'-di-cis-zeta-carotene desaturase, which produces MRAAIVGAGLAGMATAIDLVDAGWQVEIFEARPFVGGKVGSWVDGDGNHIEMGLHVFFGCYYNLFALMEKVGALQNLRLKEHTHTFVNRGGRLGELDFRFITGAPFNGLKAFFTTSQLSTVDKLANSLALGTSPIVRGLVDFNGAMRDIRALDRISFADWFRSHGGNDGSLKKMWDPIAYALGFIDTEAISARCMLTIFQFFAAKTEASVLRMLEGSPHEYLHQPILDYLEQRGAKIHTRRQVRDIYTEELEGQTHITGLAIADGEKVETITADAYVCACDVPGIQRLLPEAWRQRWPFFDHIYKLEAVPVATVQLRFDGWVTELHDPEKRHQLQQAAGLDNLLYTPDAEFSCFADLALTSPADYYRQGQGSLMQLVLTPGDPFIKENNEAIAYRVLKQVKALFPSAQDLNMTWYNVVKLAQSLYREAPGMDAYRPSQATPIPNFYLAGSYTQQDYIDSMEGATISGRQAAQAILQAK